In bacterium, the sequence CTCTTTGTGACAACAAGGGGCACACATGATGATCTCGGCACCTGCCCGAATGCCAAGCGCAATCGCCTGGTCCGTCGCGGTATCACAGGCATGCAAAGCAATCAGCACCTGCAGGGATCCCATCGCATAGCTCCCCAAATCACCCGGTGTAAAACTCAGTCCGGTCATACCCCTGGCCTTTGCAACAGTATTACAGAAACGCACCAGGTCATCGCGAAGCTCAACCCCGGTGACCACCGCTTCCCGGCGAAGTATGGTGCTCAAATATTCATAGATCGCGAAGGTGAGATAGCCCTTCCCTGCGCCGAAATCAACCACTCGCACCGGAATGGCGGGACCAATTCGGGAAGCGGCAAACGCCCCACGGAACCGTTCCAGGAAAACATTGATCTGTTTCCATTTACTGGACATGGACGGCAAAACCTGCCCGCTTTCATTCGTGACCCCTAGCGCCTTCAAAAAGGGGCTGTTATAATCGATTAATCGTTCCTTGATCCGATCGTGTTCCCGGGCGGGTAACACCTCACTGGATGGCTTACTTCGACTCAGGATGGTCTTTCCCTTCTTGCTGAAATCAATCTGGACATCTGCCGTGATCGAAAACAGATGGGCACTCTTGAAATCGCTCCCCAGCAGTTGCTGAATCATCGGCAAGACCTGCGCAACGTCAAAATTTCGGGTCACATCCTGGGTTTGATGCCGGTACACAAAAGAAAGCGTTTCCTGATCAGCGATCACCACAGGCCGAATGGTGATTTTCTCGAGACCAGTCTGTCGTCCCCGATATTTTCCCAGCACCAACTTGATAAACGTATTATCCTGCAATGCCTGCTTCAATAAATCCAAAAAGGTTTCACATTCAGTCATGATTTTTTAGCCATCCACTTAAAAAACAAAAAGCCCTGCAAAGTTTGTCTTTGCAGGGCATATACTATACATGCGCACAAGCGCAGGTAAAAGTTTTTTACTTAACAGGAAGTGCAGGGGCTACTGCAGGCGCATCTTTGGCCGCTTTCTTGGCAACGCGCTCGGCGTGCTCGGCAGCTTTCGCGGCCTTAAGCTCTTCGGGGGTCAAAAAGTTGTCTTTGTCCGTGTCGGCCGCCGTAAATTTCTTTTCAGCATCGGGACCCTTCGCCATCGTCTTGAATTCATCAAGCGACAACTTGCCATCAGCATTGGCATCGGCCTTCTTAAACATATCAATCCGCTCGGCCTTATGGGGCTTGCCAACTGCGGGAGCCTTGACCGCATCCGGGGCCTTAACTTCCTCGGCCATTACGGTAGCTGACAAAGAAGCTGCAACAACAACACTCAACCCGATCAAACTTAATACCTTCATATAACTGAACCTTTCTTTATTACTTTTGAGAAACCAACCAACTATTACACAAAACGAATTACCCCATGGTTTTATTGTAATCTTTTTTTAGTTCCATCAAAAAGGAAGTCCGCCATCCTTTTCACCGCTGAAATCTTCGGTATCCTCCATAGGCGGGGCTCCTTGTTCTGCAGTAGCACCACCAGAAGCTCCATCTGCTGCACTTACACGCCATGCCTGAAGTGTATTGAAATATCTAACGGCGCCCTTCTGATCAGTCCATTTGCGTCCGCGCAGATCAAACTCTACAGAGATTTCCTGCCCCACTTTGAAATTATCCAGTAAATTACATTTATCCTGAACCAGTTCAAACTTAACCAACTCGGGATACTTGGGGTTGCTTGCGAACTCAAGTACGAATTCCCGCTTTTGAAAAGACTCCTTTATCTTCACAGTCTCGAAAATCTCAATCAACTTACCTGAAACGTTCATGGTGCTCCCTTAATTTGTTTCGAGAAAAGATAATCCACAAACGCCCTCAAAGCAAAGAAAGAAAATTAAAAACCGTAAACGGGCCGTAACTGCCCTACTGACGGGAGATTGTCGTAGTATTCACCCTTTGGGCCTACCCACTGGATGCCAATCTGACGCATGGCAACAGGGGTCATTGAGCCATTTGAATTCTGCACATTTATGGTCATGGTTGCAGGTTGCTGCACATATTCCACCTGAGCAGGAATAGGCTGATATACCACTCGCGCAGGTTGCTGCACATAAACAACTGGGGGCGGAGCATAGACCACCTGACGCTCAACATAAACCGTATCCGGCTGACTTGCCGCACACGCGACAGCCGCAACCGCAGCCAGACCGAACAGTCCGATTGCCAGACTTCCATGATCGCCACGATAATAGCCACCATGTCGATCTCGGTCATAGCCTCTATTTTGGTAGGAACACCTCGAATTATACCCGGAGTGACTGTCCCTTCCGCGGTAGGAATTATCCCTTCCCCTACCTGAATCAGCCATCGTCACGGAACCTGCGAGCATAATCGCCACAACTACCCCAGAAATTTTCATTATCTTGTTCATTATATTCCTCGTTTTCAGGAGTTTAACTGACGCCCCTTTGTATAAATAGACGCATGAACCCCTCAGAATATTCACTTGAATTTCTGGCAGGGTTATACCCTATAGAACGAGACTGAACTCTGGCGTAGCCTACTTGTGTCAAGGTTGATATGACCATTTACCTCAAAATAAAGGAGACGCTATGTTAAGGTGGGCAATTACATTTTTAATTATTGCGATCATCGCCGCCGTTTTCGGGTTTGGAGGAATTGCGGCAGCCGCAACCGACATGGCTCGAATCCTCTTTTTCATTTTCATCGTGTTGTTTGTGTTGGCGATAATCTTTGGTAGCCGCAAGTAACACAGATGGTGAGTTGGTACCCCGGGCGCGGTTCGAACGCGCGACCTGCAGTTTAGGAAACGGCTGCTCTGTCCAGCTGAGCTACCGGGGCATAATTGACAACAAGGGGCATAGTAGGGATGCTAGGCAAACCTTTCAAGCCCAATTGCCGGTACCGGCTAACGTCGATGAGTTGCAGGGTTGTTACTTTCTCGACACAAACGGGTTGCTGGCAATATAGAACCGCAAATGCCGTTTTGCCCAGGCTCCAGCATAGTCCACCCCGATCCGGGGTCGCTTTACAATCTTGAAATCGGCGGGGGCATCATCGGTAAGATAAAAGTCGTCGCTCAGAAAATCATGTCGATTCAGGCGCTTATCTATACCCATTGCACGACACAGCAGGCCGGGACCCTGCGTCCGTTCTGTAATCCCCTGCAGTGGCTCGACCGCCCGCAACAGCACCGCCGAAGCATGCCCCTCTGCCTCGGTAACCACATTCATGCAATAATACATGCCGTAGATCAGATAGACATACGCGATGCCGGGCGGCCCAAACATCGGGGCATTTCGCGTCGTCAGCCCCTTCGCCGAATGCGAGGCCTTATCGTGAACTCCGACATAGGCCTCGACCTCCACGATCCTTCCGACTCGTCTGTTGCCCTGTACCACATGCACCAAACATTTCCCAAGAAGATCCCGGGCCACCGTCACCGTATCGCGGTTATAAAAGGCTCGATCCAACTTTGCCATGCCTTAAATTCTACCACAGGAAGTGCAAAACGCGCCAGTTACAGGCTCGCCGAGTATGAAATGATCTTGATTTTCAAGTAATCTCCTCTAGTCTGTTAGCCACTCGAATCTGTTTGAATGAAAAAGGATATACAGCTATGAAGAAGACGAAAATGATCAAGCCGGTCACCAAAGCCAGCATCAAAACCTCTACCCCTCTTGTCGCCGCCAAAACTGTTTCAAAACCCGTTGCGGCTAAACCTGTTGTAAAAAAAGCGACCCTGAAGCCCGTTGCCAAACCGATTGCGTCAAAACCAGCGAAAAACGAAGTGGCGCCATCAAGGCCCATTCCCAGCGCAGGTACTGAGGCGCTCCGACAGGAAATCACTGCCCTGCGCACTCAGATATCCCGGCTCATGGCTCCTGTGACCACGGGGTCCATCGAGGAAGTCGACGCCCTGCGCCGGGTCTTGAATGATCTGATGGAAGCCCGGATGAACGATGTGATCCGCGAACTGGTTACCATCCGGAATAGCGCCGCCTCGGCTGGTGGCGAAGCTCGTCGTATCGCAGAACAAATGGATGCCCTGCTCTCTGATCTCGGTGCCATGAAATTCGAGGCGGAACGCCTCGAGCATGTCGACCCCTTGATCCACACCGTTTGCCGCGAAGTTTCTGATGCTTCGCTTGCCGACGGAATCATCGTCGAAACATTGCGTCCTGGCTTTCACACTCCACGTGGAATTGTCGTGGCCAAGGCTTTGGTGGCAGTCAACCGGAGGTCTTGATTATGGCTCATCTGGGAATAGATTACGGCACCACCAACACGGTGGTGGTTTGTGCGGATCGGGGACGTTACCCTCTGGTTCCCCATGTTACCGATACCGCCATCGGGCGCGTTTCCCGTGAGGTTTTTCCCTCCTTTTTCGTCTACGACATCTCCACTGGTTGCCTCCGATTCGGAGCCGAAGCGGAACGATCCCTGGCCGAACCCGGCGCCGCCCAGCGCTATATCCCGATCCGTTCTTTCAAGCGGTTCTTCCGGAATTATGTGGATGGCATGCGTATTGCCACCGACTCCATTCCAGGCGGCCTGGATATGCGCGACACGTTCCGTCAGTTCACCCAGGCCATCTACGACTCGGTGCGCGCCTCCGGGATTGTCGGCCCCCTCGAGCCGCTTGAAGCGGTTCTCACCTGGCCGGCTAACGCCAATGGCGCCCAACGTCACTTAACCCGGTCGGCATTCAAGGAAGCTGGCTTCTCGGTCATCAGTACGCTAAATGAACCTTCCGCCGCCGCCATCGAACTGGCGGATCGGATGGTGCACGGCAACCGCGCCAAGGCACGTCAGTTAAAAATGACGGTAGCCGTATTCGATCTGGGCGGGGGAACCTTCGATGCCTCTGTCGTCCGTATCAGTACTACCGACTACACCGTCCTTGGTTCCGCTGGAATAGAAAATCTGGGCGGCGACGATTTTGATGCCGTGCTGGCCGAGCTTTTTTGCGAGAAACTGAAAATTCAACTCAAGGCACTCACCCTCTTTCAACGCACCATGCTCCTGATGCATGCCTGCCGGGAAAAAGAACGGCTGAGCGCCGGCCAGTCACGCACCCTCACACTGGATCCCGAAGAAATCGGGTTGTCTGGTGAGCCCGTCAAAGTGATCGCCGCCACTTACGAAAAACATCTGGCCGAATTGATTGAGCCAGCGGTGGCTAAGCTCGAAGAAGTGATCAAAACGGAAGGTAATGATGAACTGGAGACCATCTATCTGGTCGGTGGCTCATCCCGACTCCCGTTGGTGAGCAAGCTTATCGCGCGCCGCTTCCCGAAAGTGAAACTCTTTACCACCGACAAGCCTTTCAGCGCAACCTCCATGGGTGCGGCCATCCAAAGCGTCGAGACCATGCGTGTACACGAGGTGTTTGCCCGGCATTTCGGAGTCATACGACTGGCGGACCACGGGACACGGGAAATCTTCGCACCGGTCTTTCAAGCAGGTCTACGGCTTCCCGCCCGCGGGGACGCCCCGATTTCCGCCGAAGTCCGCTACCGGCCCCGCCACAATATCGGTCGCTTCCGCTATTTGGAATGTACCTCTGTGGATAGGGAAGGAAAACCGGAGGCCGGCTTGCGGACCTGGTCTGAAATCCTGTTTCCATATGATTACTCGCTGGCAGTTAATGAGACCTTAACCCCTGACCAGATTATGCCAAGAAATGATCTGGCTGGCGAAGCCGTTGAGACCTATAGTTGCGACAGTGATGGCATCATCACCGTGCAAATCAAACGGGCCGACGGTCAATCCCGAACATTTGAAGTTTTCCGGTCCTAACACATTGCCTCATGACAGATAAATCAAAAGAGACGGAGAGGGAGCTTCCACTGATTCAGAGGGACCCCTATCTCCAGCCGTTTGAATCTGTCATTCGCAAACGCCTCCAACTTACCCGCGAGACCGAGAAACGGCTGACCCAGGCCAAAATACCGCTGGCTGATTTTGCCGCTGGCCATGAGTTCTTTGGCCTCCATCGACTTCCTGACAGCAGTTGGGTCATTCGCGAATGGGCGCCCAATGCAACCTCCATCACCCTGATTGGCGATTTCAACCAATGGAAATCTGCGCCCGGCTTCGCCTTCAGCAAGGTCTCGTCCAGCGGAGTCTGGGAATTGAAGTTAGCCGGAACCACATTGAAGCACGGCGATCTCTTCAAACTGATTGTAGCGTGGTTCGGCGGTTGGGCGGAACGCATCCCCTCCTATGTACGACGCACCGTCCAGGACGAGAACACCAAGATCTTCAGCGCCCAAGTCTGGTGGCCGGAGCAACCCTATATCTGGGAAAATGGCCCCTTTAAACGCAGTCCTGATGCCCCCCGGATTTACGAAGCCCATGTGGGAATGGCCCAGGCGGAACCACGACTTGGAACCTATCGTGAGTTTGAAGAGAAGATTTTGCCCCGAATTGTGGAGGCTGGCTATAATACCCTTCAACTCATGGCGATTCAGGAACACCCTTACTACGGGTCATTTGGATATCACGTCAGTAATTATTTCGCCGCCTCCTCCCGCTTTGGAACTCCAGAAGAACTAAAATCCCTGATCGATGCCGCGCACGGGGCAGGCCTGGCCGTCATCATGGATCTGGTTCACTCTCATTCGGTGCGCAACGAAACCGAGGGGTTGAGCCGGTTCGACGGGACCCTGACCCAGTATTTCCATGAAGGCGCACGTGGCGACCACGTCGCCTGGGACTCACGTTGCTTTAACTATGGCAAAACCGAAGTTCTTCATTTCCTCCTCTCCAACTGCCGGTTCTGGCTGGATGAATACCGCTTTGACGGATACCGCTTTGATGGCGTCACCAGCATGCTCTACTATGATCACGGCTTGGGTAAGGCCTTCACAAACTATGGCGATTATTATGACGGCAATGTGGATGACG encodes:
- a CDS encoding DNA-3-methyladenine glycosylase gives rise to the protein MAKLDRAFYNRDTVTVARDLLGKCLVHVVQGNRRVGRIVEVEAYVGVHDKASHSAKGLTTRNAPMFGPPGIAYVYLIYGMYYCMNVVTEAEGHASAVLLRAVEPLQGITERTQGPGLLCRAMGIDKRLNRHDFLSDDFYLTDDAPADFKIVKRPRIGVDYAGAWAKRHLRFYIASNPFVSRK
- a CDS encoding DUF1328 domain-containing protein: MLRWAITFLIIAIIAAVFGFGGIAAAATDMARILFFIFIVLFVLAIIFGSRK
- a CDS encoding alpha amylase C-terminal domain-containing protein, translating into MTDKSKETERELPLIQRDPYLQPFESVIRKRLQLTRETEKRLTQAKIPLADFAAGHEFFGLHRLPDSSWVIREWAPNATSITLIGDFNQWKSAPGFAFSKVSSSGVWELKLAGTTLKHGDLFKLIVAWFGGWAERIPSYVRRTVQDENTKIFSAQVWWPEQPYIWENGPFKRSPDAPRIYEAHVGMAQAEPRLGTYREFEEKILPRIVEAGYNTLQLMAIQEHPYYGSFGYHVSNYFAASSRFGTPEELKSLIDAAHGAGLAVIMDLVHSHSVRNETEGLSRFDGTLTQYFHEGARGDHVAWDSRCFNYGKTEVLHFLLSNCRFWLDEYRFDGYRFDGVTSMLYYDHGLGKAFTNYGDYYDGNVDDDAVAYLALANKVIHTVRPDAMTIAEDVSGMPGLGTPLENGGIGFDFRLAMGTPDYWIKLIKEVADENWPVGNLYYELTNRRQDEKTISYSESHDQALVGDKTIIFRLIDADMYTGMSVFQNNLRVDRGIALHKMIRLITLATAGHGYLNFMGNEFGHPEWIDFPREGNHWSYHYARRQWHLRDDPNLRYRFLAEFDKSMMNLCKDYKLIETSGPHFLQEHMSDQVLAFERAGLVFIFNFNPSKSFTDYSIPVPQGNYRLLMDSDAVEFGGFGRVEPWGEYGGLNSTILTYLPSRTVLVLSTRIIGP
- a CDS encoding SAM-dependent methyltransferase gives rise to the protein MTECETFLDLLKQALQDNTFIKLVLGKYRGRQTGLEKITIRPVVIADQETLSFVYRHQTQDVTRNFDVAQVLPMIQQLLGSDFKSAHLFSITADVQIDFSKKGKTILSRSKPSSEVLPAREHDRIKERLIDYNSPFLKALGVTNESGQVLPSMSSKWKQINVFLERFRGAFAASRIGPAIPVRVVDFGAGKGYLTFAIYEYLSTILRREAVVTGVELRDDLVRFCNTVAKARGMTGLSFTPGDLGSYAMGSLQVLIALHACDTATDQAIALGIRAGAEIIMCAPCCHKELRPQMVSSSVLAPMLRHGIHMGQEAEMVTDSLRSLWLEASGYEAQVFEFISLEHTSKNKMILGVKRAKPEPREPILAQIKALKAFYGIKEQALEKLL
- a CDS encoding Hsp70 family protein, with amino-acid sequence MAHLGIDYGTTNTVVVCADRGRYPLVPHVTDTAIGRVSREVFPSFFVYDISTGCLRFGAEAERSLAEPGAAQRYIPIRSFKRFFRNYVDGMRIATDSIPGGLDMRDTFRQFTQAIYDSVRASGIVGPLEPLEAVLTWPANANGAQRHLTRSAFKEAGFSVISTLNEPSAAAIELADRMVHGNRAKARQLKMTVAVFDLGGGTFDASVVRISTTDYTVLGSAGIENLGGDDFDAVLAELFCEKLKIQLKALTLFQRTMLLMHACREKERLSAGQSRTLTLDPEEIGLSGEPVKVIAATYEKHLAELIEPAVAKLEEVIKTEGNDELETIYLVGGSSRLPLVSKLIARRFPKVKLFTTDKPFSATSMGAAIQSVETMRVHEVFARHFGVIRLADHGTREIFAPVFQAGLRLPARGDAPISAEVRYRPRHNIGRFRYLECTSVDREGKPEAGLRTWSEILFPYDYSLAVNETLTPDQIMPRNDLAGEAVETYSCDSDGIITVQIKRADGQSRTFEVFRS
- a CDS encoding DUF3127 domain-containing protein; translation: MNVSGKLIEIFETVKIKESFQKREFVLEFASNPKYPELVKFELVQDKCNLLDNFKVGQEISVEFDLRGRKWTDQKGAVRYFNTLQAWRVSAADGASGGATAEQGAPPMEDTEDFSGEKDGGLPF